Proteins encoded in a region of the Anoxybacillus amylolyticus genome:
- a CDS encoding YitT family protein: protein MVFGLKIKNIAFILFGAAIFAFGLVHFNMQNNLAEGGITGITLLLYFLFGMDPSITNLALNIPLFFLGWKLLGRQSFFYTVIGTVGLSIFLWIFQRFSIHMPLKHDLTLAALFAGVFIGIGLGIIFRYGGTTGGVDIIARLVYKYKGISMGKTMFVFDAAVITLSLLLYLSYREAMYTLVAVFVAARVIDFMQEGGYAAKGATIISEKSEQIAQKILTEMERGVTVLKGRGSYTNRERDVLYCVVAKNELPRLKNVITSVDPHAFVAVTDVHDVLGEGFTLDENKQPIHPE from the coding sequence ATGGTTTTTGGTTTAAAAATAAAAAATATCGCGTTTATTTTATTTGGCGCGGCAATTTTCGCATTTGGACTTGTTCATTTTAATATGCAAAATAACCTAGCGGAAGGCGGGATTACAGGCATTACACTTCTTCTTTATTTTTTGTTCGGCATGGACCCGTCGATTACAAACTTAGCGTTAAACATTCCGCTTTTTTTTCTCGGTTGGAAATTGCTTGGCCGTCAGTCATTCTTCTATACAGTGATTGGAACGGTGGGGCTATCGATTTTTCTTTGGATTTTCCAACGATTTTCCATACACATGCCACTAAAGCATGATTTGACGCTTGCTGCACTATTTGCAGGCGTATTTATTGGAATTGGTCTGGGGATTATTTTTCGTTATGGCGGAACGACCGGTGGAGTCGATATTATCGCAAGGCTCGTCTACAAATACAAAGGTATTAGTATGGGGAAAACGATGTTTGTATTTGATGCCGCTGTCATTACGCTATCGCTCCTTTTATACCTTTCGTATCGAGAAGCGATGTATACGCTTGTAGCGGTATTTGTCGCGGCAAGGGTCATTGATTTTATGCAAGAAGGCGGGTATGCGGCAAAAGGAGCGACGATTATTTCAGAGAAAAGCGAACAAATTGCCCAGAAAATCTTAACGGAAATGGAACGCGGGGTGACGGTATTAAAAGGTCGCGGATCGTACACAAATCGTGAGCGGGACGTCCTTTATTGTGTCGTGGCGAAAAACGAATTGCCACGCTTAAAAAACGTCATTACTTCCGTTGATCCACACGCCTTTGTGGCAGTAACAGACGTACATGACGTGCTTGGCGAAGGATTTACACTTGATGAAAACAAACAGCCAATTCACCCAGAATAA
- the ypjB gene encoding sporulation protein YpjB — translation MRRIVMFWMVIIFLFPAAAYATHHEDSWQRLDKISDEALQLAKNKRFQEAKEVLDYFSNEFLKLNARDRLHSMDELRAITVTHEKAVKTVTASTLPAEARIDQVAQFRLVIDAIRSDYQPLWTEMEQAVMGAFQQMEATVKKGDNTQFPTALAKFLHEYEIIEPSVKIDVAPERAKKVDEDIANLQTEQFRALPQAKQIEVLAQTKADVEALFAEVKKDEADPSLWWVMISTGGIIVATLTYVGFRKYRGEKQKTRAQEKE, via the coding sequence ATGAGGCGAATCGTGATGTTTTGGATGGTCATTATTTTTTTATTTCCGGCAGCTGCCTATGCTACCCATCATGAGGATAGTTGGCAGCGCTTAGACAAAATTTCCGATGAAGCGCTGCAGTTAGCAAAAAACAAGCGCTTTCAAGAAGCAAAAGAAGTGCTCGATTATTTTTCAAATGAATTTTTAAAATTAAACGCGCGTGACCGGCTTCATTCGATGGACGAATTGCGCGCGATTACGGTTACGCATGAAAAGGCAGTAAAAACGGTTACCGCTTCTACGCTGCCAGCAGAAGCGCGCATCGACCAAGTAGCGCAGTTTCGGCTTGTCATTGATGCGATTCGTTCCGATTATCAACCGCTTTGGACGGAGATGGAGCAAGCGGTGATGGGAGCGTTTCAGCAAATGGAGGCGACGGTGAAAAAAGGGGACAACACGCAATTTCCAACCGCGTTGGCGAAATTTTTGCACGAATACGAAATTATTGAGCCGAGCGTCAAAATCGATGTCGCACCAGAACGAGCGAAAAAAGTCGATGAGGATATTGCGAATCTTCAGACCGAGCAATTCCGAGCGCTTCCGCAAGCCAAGCAAATCGAAGTATTGGCGCAAACAAAAGCCGATGTAGAGGCGCTTTTTGCCGAAGTGAAGAAAGATGAAGCGGATCCGTCGCTATGGTGGGTGATGATTTCCACAGGGGGCATCATTGTGGCAACCTTAACGTACGTCGGTTTTCGTAAATACCGTGGAGAAAAACAAAAAACGCGCGCGCAAGAAAAAGAATAA
- the lhaT gene encoding lipoprotein heptaprenylglyceryl N-acetyltransferase LhaT encodes MRFMLFLLRQRSVWWLLLIMNVLGTVYGYIWYGQQLSETPAKFLLFVPDSPTASLFFVFVLLAFLLGKNWPLFEALAMVTLFKYGVWAVVMNILVFIVTGTIGWQGWMLIISHGAMAVEGLLYAPFYRIKGWHLAVAAIWTLHNDVIDYVFGMMPRYQMLNDYMPQIGYFTFWLSIASIAFAYVLCVSENRRQIPWK; translated from the coding sequence ATGCGCTTTATGCTGTTTTTACTTCGGCAGCGCTCCGTGTGGTGGCTACTGCTTATCATGAATGTGCTCGGAACGGTGTATGGATACATATGGTACGGTCAGCAACTTTCCGAAACGCCAGCAAAATTTTTATTGTTTGTGCCAGATAGTCCAACAGCTAGTTTGTTTTTTGTGTTTGTCCTGCTTGCTTTTTTACTCGGAAAAAACTGGCCGCTTTTTGAGGCACTTGCGATGGTGACGTTATTCAAATACGGCGTTTGGGCGGTCGTGATGAATATACTCGTGTTCATTGTCACGGGGACGATTGGCTGGCAAGGATGGATGTTAATAATATCGCACGGAGCGATGGCGGTCGAAGGGTTGTTGTACGCGCCGTTTTATCGCATCAAAGGATGGCATTTAGCGGTAGCTGCTATTTGGACGCTACATAATGACGTTATTGACTATGTGTTTGGCATGATGCCGCGCTATCAAATGCTAAACGACTATATGCCGCAAATTGGCTATTTTACGTTTTGGTTAAGCATTGCCTCCATTGCGTTTGCCTACGTGTTGTGCGTCAGCGAAAACCGTCGGCAAATTCCGTGGAAATAA
- a CDS encoding menaquinol-cytochrome c reductase cytochrome b/c subunit gives MHRGKGMKFVGDSRVSAVRKPNIPKDYSEYPGKTEAFWPNFLLKEWMVGSVFLVGFLCLTVAHPSPLERIADPTDTSYIPLPDWYFLFLYQLLKYSYASGPYTVIGAIVIPGLAFGALLLAPFLDRGPERRPTKRPVAVGMMLLTLAAMIFLTWQSVVTHDWKKAAEQGKIRAQVEIDKNAEGYKIAQANTCVTCHGENLSGGAAAPSLIGTGLKPEEIAQIAKNGRGGMPKGVFKGTDEELKKLSEFIAGLKAK, from the coding sequence ATGCATCGCGGAAAAGGGATGAAATTTGTCGGCGATTCCCGCGTTTCTGCCGTGAGAAAGCCGAATATCCCGAAAGACTATTCGGAATATCCGGGAAAAACAGAAGCGTTTTGGCCGAACTTCTTGCTGAAGGAATGGATGGTTGGTTCTGTCTTTTTAGTTGGGTTTTTATGTTTAACCGTTGCCCATCCATCTCCGTTAGAGCGTATCGCTGACCCAACGGATACGTCATATATTCCGCTTCCAGACTGGTATTTCTTATTCTTATACCAGTTGCTGAAATATTCGTATGCGTCAGGTCCTTATACGGTGATTGGAGCGATTGTCATCCCAGGGCTTGCGTTTGGAGCGTTGCTTCTTGCACCGTTTTTAGATCGCGGACCGGAGCGTCGTCCAACAAAGCGTCCGGTAGCGGTAGGGATGATGTTATTAACGCTTGCAGCGATGATTTTTTTAACGTGGCAATCCGTCGTAACACATGACTGGAAAAAAGCAGCGGAACAAGGGAAAATTCGTGCGCAAGTCGAAATTGATAAAAACGCGGAAGGCTATAAAATTGCCCAAGCAAATACATGTGTTACCTGCCACGGAGAAAACTTATCTGGTGGCGCAGCGGCACCATCGCTTATTGGCACTGGATTAAAGCCAGAAGAAATCGCGCAAATTGCGAAAAACGGCCGCGGAGGCATGCCGAAAGGTGTGTTTAAAGGCACAGACGAAGAGTTGAAAAAACTATCTGAGTTTATCGCAGGGTTAAAAGCGAAATAA
- the qcrB gene encoding menaquinol-cytochrome c reductase cytochrome b subunit, whose product MLNKIYDWVDERLDITPLWRDIADHEVPEHVNPAHHFSAFVYCFGGLTFFVTVIQILSGMFLTMYYVPDIKNAWESVYYLQNEVAFGQIVRGMHHWGASLVIVMMFLHTLRVFFQGAYKKPRELNWIVGVLIFMVMMGLGFTGYLLPWDMKALFATKVGLQIAEATPVIGTAVKTLLAGHPEIVGAQTLTRFFAIHVFFLPGALLGLMAAHFLMIRKQGISGPL is encoded by the coding sequence GTGCTAAACAAAATTTATGACTGGGTCGACGAACGGCTTGATATTACGCCTTTGTGGCGCGATATCGCCGACCATGAAGTGCCGGAGCATGTAAACCCAGCACACCATTTTTCGGCATTTGTTTACTGCTTTGGCGGATTAACGTTTTTTGTCACCGTCATTCAAATTTTGTCTGGGATGTTTTTAACGATGTACTACGTTCCAGATATTAAAAACGCATGGGAATCTGTATATTATTTGCAAAATGAAGTCGCATTCGGTCAAATTGTGCGCGGCATGCACCACTGGGGCGCGAGTCTTGTCATCGTCATGATGTTTTTACATACGTTGCGCGTCTTTTTCCAAGGAGCATACAAAAAACCGCGGGAATTGAACTGGATTGTCGGCGTGCTCATTTTCATGGTGATGATGGGGCTTGGCTTCACAGGCTACTTATTGCCTTGGGATATGAAAGCGCTATTTGCGACAAAAGTAGGTTTGCAAATTGCAGAAGCAACACCAGTCATCGGAACAGCAGTGAAAACGTTATTAGCAGGTCACCCAGAAATCGTTGGGGCGCAAACGTTAACGCGTTTCTTTGCGATTCACGTCTTTTTCTTGCCAGGTGCATTGCTCGGGTTAATGGCAGCGCACTTCTTAATGATTCGCAAACAAGGAATTTCTGGTCCACTGTAA
- a CDS encoding QcrA and Rieske domain-containing protein, with amino-acid sequence MSENKHRVSRRQFLNYTLTGVGGFMAAGILMPMVRFALDPILKEEAAADMVAVAQVKDITTEPQRFDFKVKVKDAWYESEEPKSAWVYKDDKGEIVALSPICKHLGCTVNWNADKEHPNQFFCPCHYGRYTKDGTNVPGTPPMHPLDRYEYKVKDGKLYLGKAKPRGGA; translated from the coding sequence ATGAGCGAAAACAAACACCGTGTATCAAGACGCCAATTTTTAAACTACACGTTAACAGGTGTAGGCGGATTTATGGCGGCAGGCATTCTCATGCCAATGGTTCGGTTTGCGTTGGATCCGATCTTAAAGGAAGAAGCAGCAGCAGACATGGTAGCTGTTGCACAAGTGAAGGACATCACGACCGAGCCGCAACGCTTCGACTTTAAAGTAAAAGTAAAAGACGCATGGTACGAATCAGAAGAGCCAAAATCGGCTTGGGTGTACAAAGACGACAAGGGGGAGATTGTCGCTTTATCGCCAATCTGTAAGCACCTCGGTTGTACTGTCAACTGGAACGCGGACAAAGAGCATCCGAACCAATTCTTCTGTCCATGTCACTATGGCCGCTACACGAAAGACGGCACGAACGTTCCAGGAACACCGCCGATGCATCCGCTAGACCGCTACGAGTACAAAGTAAAAGACGGCAAACTATATTTAGGTAAAGCGAAACCACGAGGGGGGGCGTAA
- a CDS encoding YpiF family protein — protein sequence MKWTAYDVSMYEKEKQYIDTAVLPLLPLTFSERAKLAAADGEFMQLVTNEIERQLKGRLFLFPSFPYFASETLDVCVERLNCWTTELKEAGMRHVFYVTTDQKWKEKESMLTGVLFFLPSIPFEHMDDSYKQQIVYEQTTKLLNAFISHWV from the coding sequence ATGAAATGGACAGCCTATGACGTAAGTATGTATGAAAAAGAAAAACAGTATATCGACACAGCCGTTCTTCCGCTCTTACCGCTTACTTTTTCCGAACGCGCGAAATTAGCGGCTGCGGATGGAGAGTTTATGCAGCTTGTAACAAACGAAATCGAACGACAGCTAAAAGGGCGGCTTTTTCTCTTTCCATCATTTCCATATTTCGCTTCCGAAACGCTTGACGTATGTGTGGAGCGGCTAAACTGTTGGACAACCGAGCTGAAAGAGGCGGGAATGAGGCATGTATTTTATGTGACAACCGATCAAAAATGGAAAGAAAAAGAATCGATGTTGACTGGGGTACTTTTTTTCCTTCCGTCCATTCCGTTTGAGCATATGGACGACTCGTATAAGCAACAAATCGTCTACGAACAGACGACAAAGCTGTTAAACGCGTTCATTTCGCATTGGGTATGA